In a single window of the Branchiostoma floridae strain S238N-H82 chromosome 2, Bfl_VNyyK, whole genome shotgun sequence genome:
- the LOC118431395 gene encoding myeloid-derived growth factor-like isoform X1, which translates to MASVGKSLLLFLCLVSSIVFVTPDDIPDDWPPKDEKFKYEAEGLYAEDFDLEIGKGLKTFERNLDDVFTCRLSYEIPKGETEEWRVTMSQSPDLTAYSCIIERPGPTNSELNFKQFKMSLIGVNEINYGEAYGEPSVSLPAEEYMVDKRKMEVTSLPGQFKGHVSRLFAVALMHHPHEEL; encoded by the exons ATGGCGTCTGTGGGCAAGAGTTTGTTGCTGTTTCTCTGTCTCGTATCTTCCATTGTCTTTGTTACTCCAGATGATATTCCAGACGACTGGCCTCCCAAAGACGAGAAGTTCAAGTACGAGGCCGAAGGGCTGTATGCCGAGGattttgaccttgaaattgGCAAGGGACTAAAGACGTTCGAAAGGAATCTG GATGATGTTTTCACATGCAGACTCTCTTATGAGATTCCAAAAGGAGAAACAGAG GAATGGCGGGTTACAATGTCTCAGAGCCCGGATTTAACAGCCTATTCCTGCATCATTGAGAG GCCAGGCCCCACCAATTCTGAGCTCAACTTCAAGCAGTTCAAAATGTCCCTGATAGGAGTCAATGAAATCAACTATGGGGAGGCATAT GGTGAGCCTTCTGTGTCACTACCGGCAGAGGAGTACATGGTAGACAAACGCAAAATGGAAG TTACATCTTTACCAGGACAGTTCAAAGGTCATGTGAGCAGATTGTTTGCTGTGGCACTTATGCACCATCCACATGAGGAACTTTAG
- the LOC118431395 gene encoding uncharacterized protein LOC118431395 isoform X7, which produces MASVGKSLLLFLCLVSSIVFVTPDDIPDDWPPKDEKFKYEAEGLYAEDFDLEIGKGLKTFERNLDDVFTCRLSYEIPKGETETWRFTLNTAADKSSYSCFAERPGPTNSELNFKQFKMSLIGVNEINYGEAYGEPSVSLPAEEYMVDKRKMEVLSLDGFKGHLSRLLAVARPHSVHEEL; this is translated from the exons ATGGCGTCTGTGGGCAAGAGTTTGTTGCTGTTTCTCTGTCTCGTATCTTCCATTGTCTTTGTTACTCCAGATGATATTCCAGACGACTGGCCTCCCAAAGACGAGAAGTTCAAGTACGAGGCCGAAGGGCTGTATGCCGAGGattttgaccttgaaattgGCAAGGGACTAAAGACGTTCGAAAGGAATCTG GATGATGTTTTCACATGCAGACTCTCTTATGAGATTCCAAAAGGAGAAACAGAG ACATGGAGGTTTACACTAAATACAGCTGCGGACAAAAGCTCATACTCTTGCTTCGCAGAGAG GCCAGGCCCCACCAATTCTGAGCTCAACTTCAAGCAGTTCAAAATGTCCCTGATAGGAGTCAATGAAATCAACTATGGGGAGGCATAT GGTGAGCCTTCTGTGTCACTACCGGCAGAGGAGTACATGGTAGACAAACGCAAAATGGAAG TGTTATCACTCGATGGATTCAAAGGTCACTTGAGCCGTTTGCTTGCTGTGGCACGCCCCCACAGTGTGCATGAAGAGCTGTAA
- the LOC118431395 gene encoding myeloid-derived growth factor-like isoform X3, with the protein MASVGKSLLLFLCLVSSIVFVTPDDIPDDWPPKDEKFKYEAEGLYAEDFDLEIGKGLKTFERNLDDVFTCRLSYEIPKGETEEWRVTMSQSPDLTAYSCIIERPGPTNSELNFKQFKMSLIGVNEINYGEAYGEPSVSLPAEEYMVDKRKMEVSAVQGKFKGHISRMLAVGNPHFRHEEL; encoded by the exons ATGGCGTCTGTGGGCAAGAGTTTGTTGCTGTTTCTCTGTCTCGTATCTTCCATTGTCTTTGTTACTCCAGATGATATTCCAGACGACTGGCCTCCCAAAGACGAGAAGTTCAAGTACGAGGCCGAAGGGCTGTATGCCGAGGattttgaccttgaaattgGCAAGGGACTAAAGACGTTCGAAAGGAATCTG GATGATGTTTTCACATGCAGACTCTCTTATGAGATTCCAAAAGGAGAAACAGAG GAATGGCGGGTTACAATGTCTCAGAGCCCGGATTTAACAGCCTATTCCTGCATCATTGAGAG GCCAGGCCCCACCAATTCTGAGCTCAACTTCAAGCAGTTCAAAATGTCCCTGATAGGAGTCAATGAAATCAACTATGGGGAGGCATAT GGTGAGCCTTCTGTGTCACTACCGGCAGAGGAGTACATGGTAGACAAACGCAAAATGGAAG TTTCTGCAGTGCAGGGAAAGTTTAAAGGTCACATCAGCAGAATGCTAGCTGTTGGGAATCCCCACTTTCGCCATGAAGAGCTCTAA
- the LOC118431395 gene encoding uncharacterized protein LOC118431395 isoform X4 encodes MASVGKSLLLFLCLVSSIVFVTPDDIPDDWPPKDEKFKYEAEGLYAEDFDLEIGKGLKTFERNLDDVFTCRLSYEIPKGETETWRFTLNTAADKSSYSCFAERPGPTNSELNFKQFKMSLIGVNEINYGEAYGEPSVSLPAEEYMVDKRKMEVSAVQGKFKGHISRMLAVGNPHFRHEEL; translated from the exons ATGGCGTCTGTGGGCAAGAGTTTGTTGCTGTTTCTCTGTCTCGTATCTTCCATTGTCTTTGTTACTCCAGATGATATTCCAGACGACTGGCCTCCCAAAGACGAGAAGTTCAAGTACGAGGCCGAAGGGCTGTATGCCGAGGattttgaccttgaaattgGCAAGGGACTAAAGACGTTCGAAAGGAATCTG GATGATGTTTTCACATGCAGACTCTCTTATGAGATTCCAAAAGGAGAAACAGAG ACATGGAGGTTTACACTAAATACAGCTGCGGACAAAAGCTCATACTCTTGCTTCGCAGAGAG GCCAGGCCCCACCAATTCTGAGCTCAACTTCAAGCAGTTCAAAATGTCCCTGATAGGAGTCAATGAAATCAACTATGGGGAGGCATAT GGTGAGCCTTCTGTGTCACTACCGGCAGAGGAGTACATGGTAGACAAACGCAAAATGGAAG TTTCTGCAGTGCAGGGAAAGTTTAAAGGTCACATCAGCAGAATGCTAGCTGTTGGGAATCCCCACTTTCGCCATGAAGAGCTCTAA
- the LOC118431395 gene encoding myeloid-derived growth factor-like isoform X5, whose product MASVGKSLLLFLCLVSSIVFVTPDDIPDDWPPKDEKFKYEAEGLYAEDFDLEIGKGLKTFERNLDDVFTCRLSYEIPKGETEEWRVTMSQSPDLTAYSCIIERPGPTNSELNFKQFKMSLIGVNEINYGEAYGEPSVSLPAEEYMVDKRKMEVSSRRGKFKGNLSRLAALGIPHQPHTEL is encoded by the exons ATGGCGTCTGTGGGCAAGAGTTTGTTGCTGTTTCTCTGTCTCGTATCTTCCATTGTCTTTGTTACTCCAGATGATATTCCAGACGACTGGCCTCCCAAAGACGAGAAGTTCAAGTACGAGGCCGAAGGGCTGTATGCCGAGGattttgaccttgaaattgGCAAGGGACTAAAGACGTTCGAAAGGAATCTG GATGATGTTTTCACATGCAGACTCTCTTATGAGATTCCAAAAGGAGAAACAGAG GAATGGCGGGTTACAATGTCTCAGAGCCCGGATTTAACAGCCTATTCCTGCATCATTGAGAG GCCAGGCCCCACCAATTCTGAGCTCAACTTCAAGCAGTTCAAAATGTCCCTGATAGGAGTCAATGAAATCAACTATGGGGAGGCATAT GGTGAGCCTTCTGTGTCACTACCGGCAGAGGAGTACATGGTAGACAAACGCAAAATGGAAG TTTCATCTAGGCGAGGCAAATTCAAGGGTAACCTGAGTCGTCTGGCAGCACTAGGCATACCCCATCAACCCCATACAGAACTGTGA
- the LOC118431395 gene encoding uncharacterized protein LOC118431395 isoform X2: MASVGKSLLLFLCLVSSIVFVTPDDIPDDWPPKDEKFKYEAEGLYAEDFDLEIGKGLKTFERNLDDVFTCRLSYEIPKGETETWRFTLNTAADKSSYSCFAERPGPTNSELNFKQFKMSLIGVNEINYGEAYGEPSVSLPAEEYMVDKRKMEVTSLPGQFKGHVSRLFAVALMHHPHEEL, translated from the exons ATGGCGTCTGTGGGCAAGAGTTTGTTGCTGTTTCTCTGTCTCGTATCTTCCATTGTCTTTGTTACTCCAGATGATATTCCAGACGACTGGCCTCCCAAAGACGAGAAGTTCAAGTACGAGGCCGAAGGGCTGTATGCCGAGGattttgaccttgaaattgGCAAGGGACTAAAGACGTTCGAAAGGAATCTG GATGATGTTTTCACATGCAGACTCTCTTATGAGATTCCAAAAGGAGAAACAGAG ACATGGAGGTTTACACTAAATACAGCTGCGGACAAAAGCTCATACTCTTGCTTCGCAGAGAG GCCAGGCCCCACCAATTCTGAGCTCAACTTCAAGCAGTTCAAAATGTCCCTGATAGGAGTCAATGAAATCAACTATGGGGAGGCATAT GGTGAGCCTTCTGTGTCACTACCGGCAGAGGAGTACATGGTAGACAAACGCAAAATGGAAG TTACATCTTTACCAGGACAGTTCAAAGGTCATGTGAGCAGATTGTTTGCTGTGGCACTTATGCACCATCCACATGAGGAACTTTAG
- the LOC118431395 gene encoding myeloid-derived growth factor-like isoform X6, giving the protein MASVGKSLLLFLCLVSSIVFVTPDDIPDDWPPKDEKFKYEAEGLYAEDFDLEIGKGLKTFERNLDDVFTCRLSYEIPKGETEEWRVTMSQSPDLTAYSCIIERPGPTNSELNFKQFKMSLIGVNEINYGEAYGEPSVSLPAEEYMVDKRKMEVLSLDGFKGHLSRLLAVARPHSVHEEL; this is encoded by the exons ATGGCGTCTGTGGGCAAGAGTTTGTTGCTGTTTCTCTGTCTCGTATCTTCCATTGTCTTTGTTACTCCAGATGATATTCCAGACGACTGGCCTCCCAAAGACGAGAAGTTCAAGTACGAGGCCGAAGGGCTGTATGCCGAGGattttgaccttgaaattgGCAAGGGACTAAAGACGTTCGAAAGGAATCTG GATGATGTTTTCACATGCAGACTCTCTTATGAGATTCCAAAAGGAGAAACAGAG GAATGGCGGGTTACAATGTCTCAGAGCCCGGATTTAACAGCCTATTCCTGCATCATTGAGAG GCCAGGCCCCACCAATTCTGAGCTCAACTTCAAGCAGTTCAAAATGTCCCTGATAGGAGTCAATGAAATCAACTATGGGGAGGCATAT GGTGAGCCTTCTGTGTCACTACCGGCAGAGGAGTACATGGTAGACAAACGCAAAATGGAAG TGTTATCACTCGATGGATTCAAAGGTCACTTGAGCCGTTTGCTTGCTGTGGCACGCCCCCACAGTGTGCATGAAGAGCTGTAA